The Suricata suricatta isolate VVHF042 chromosome 3, meerkat_22Aug2017_6uvM2_HiC, whole genome shotgun sequence genome contains the following window.
ATTTCATGCCAACAAAACTGAAAGCCACAACATGCAGTATGTAATTTCAGAGAATGGTTCAGATTTGGTTATGGCTATGAATCATCTACCCActcaaaaaaaggagaggaaaaagttcTAACAATAGGAAAGGAGTCCaatgtttttgtttctacttCAATGGCCTTCCCACAAAGCTCTTGATAATTATTACATttgaccttttctctttttttttaatgtttacttttgagaaagagagagcacacgcatgcacatgtgtgaacaggggaggggcagagagagagggagacagagaatccgaagcaggcttggtgctgacagcagagccctatgggctcgaactcccgaaccgtgagatcacacgtgagctgaagtcggatgcctaactgactgagccacccaggcgcgcctagagtcgatcttttcaaagaatactGCTGTGAAGGATAGGATATGTTGGTGGAGTCCAAATCCTTGACTGGGTTACACGTCAAGGCAGCATCAAGTCTTAttttccaactctttttcttcttcctttttgttctctGGAAGCTCTTCCGCGTCTTCCGTTTGGACCCCATTTTGAGGAGGTGGTGTTGGTTCAAAGCCCCTTCCCTCCTCGCTCACACTACCTTATGCTAAGAGCACAGACAATTGCCATGACGTGGGCATTTTGCAGTTTGCTACCCAGATCAGTTTACCCCTCAGCTCCTGCACTAGTTTCTCGCAGGAACAATCATCAAGCAGGGGTCCCGTGCCGGCAGTTGCTTCCGAAGTCCTGGGACAGGTCAGGCATGAAGAAAGCGGGTTCATCAATTTCCTCTCTATCAGCCACGCCTCCGGATTTTATAAACCCATCTGTGCTAGAGGATTATCTGCTTCACACTTTAAGCCCTCGTCCACGGGCTCCCTTGGATTCTTCAAGAAGCCCGTTTAAGAATTCACGTGGTTACTTTCTGCAAACTCATTCCTATAGCCTTCTTTATAAACCACCTTCTTAGAGTTTCCTTTCTTGCCataggccagtggttctcaactcgGGGGTAATTTTACCCCCAAGGGGATACTGGGTGATAACtagagttttcccttttttttatggTGACAAAGTACACAATATAAAATTCCCCATTTTAAACTATAAGACGGTGTGTATTTAATGGACTCACAATGTGCACCCATCATCTCTACCTAGTCCCAgagtattttcatcaccccagaaggaAACCCTACAATGATTAGGCActcattccccttccccttccccccaggtccctggcaaccactgatctgccgTCTCTGTGGGTTTGCCTCTCCCGGATATTTCATGTCAGTGGAATCGTAAACTGTATGGCCTTTCCAGTCTGGCTTCTTTGATGTAGCatgatgttttcagggttcatccacgTCATACAATGTGTAAGTATTTCATTCCTTATGGCTGGCTAATATTCCACTCTATGGACACACCACACTTGGTGTATCTATTCAttatttgatggacatttgggttgtctccaCCTTTTTTGGCTATTAGATACATTTGTCTCTAATGGAGGATTCCACAGGTATCTAGTAGACAAAGATGAAGAATGCTGATAAGCGTTCTATAGTGCAGAACGATACCCTTCATCACAGCAAAGAATTCCCCAGTCCTAAACCCCAACAGCGCAGACGGTGAGAAAACCTGGCACGTGCCATAAAGTGACGACCAGAGAGTAAATGACTCGGGGAATCTCACTTGATTGAGTGTGACTAGCACCTGAATGAATCCTCAACGTTATCCGCACTCAAGGCTTTAAAGCCCTCCTCTTTCAATCCATCTTCTAGAAGTTGCTAGAACTCTggttcttcctcctttctcctctggtCAAGAGGTTGACTGTCGTGAGAGCTGCCCGACCTTTCCAGGGACCCAAAGTACAGATCGCTCTCTTTGCGTTCCCTTCAACAGGCAGCTGGCACTCATTCCAGAAACTCCTCTCTCACACCTCAGGATATGGCACCTGCCCCAAGATTTTGATTTTATAACAATAATAGTTAAACGTTATTAGAACATGTGCTAAACACACTATATGCATTATCATACTTAATTCTTGTAATAATCTTAAGCACTTGGCATTGCTCTGATCTTTCTTTTAGAGATGAGCCTTGGAATTGTTAAAAAACTCATCTAAGATTATGTCATTATTAAGTACCGAAGTCAACCTTCAAAACGAGGTCTAATTCTCAGCTGAAGTTTTTCACTTTGGACATTTATCACATTTGACTAAACATCACAATTATTGAAGGAGTAAATGCCATGCAGGCTTAAAGTCTAGGTCTACTGAGGGCAATCCTGGTAagcttcttttcttcattcattataaaagcagtcactcaaggggcgcctgggtggctcagtcagttaagtatctgactcttggttttagctcaggtcacgatctcacggtttgtgggttcaagcccccacgctgggctctgcactgacagcatggagcttgcttgggattcttttctctcttcccctctctgccgctccctctctctatgccactCCTCCTCTTGcgtgtgctctttttctctctcaaaataaataaataaacttacaaaaaaaaaagaaagaaagaaagaataaagaaaaccaaagcaatcaCTCAGGAAGCTACCCGGCTTGTTTTCAATCAGTTATTCTCACCAAGTGCGCAGTAAGTATCTAAAATAGTGAGGGCAGCaagatcaaaaggaaaagaaaacgcGAAGGTATTAAAGGGAAGGTTTCTTCCCTGGTAGAATCTTCACTCCAAGACAATATTATCCGTAGCAGTAATTTCCGCTGGGAACCTTCTGCGGGGCCAGGAAGCAGGGCCTCTGCCTGATGTCTTCCGTGTCAACAATACTCATACCTTTCATTATTCTTCGCTAGTAAGAACTTTGTATCTTCTGCGTAGGTTGGGGCCTTTCCCTCACTCACGCCATCAGGCAGGAACTGTATCTCTCTGCGGACCGTCTTACACAAAAGCTCAAAGAATGTTTGTTACATTGCATTCTACAAGTATCTTAACCATGTGAACACTCAAATTTAGTGCTTTCCACCAAGCGGAAACCTAGAACACCCAAACCGGCACCTATGAGTATAATCCTTCAGTTACCGCAGGAGAATGCCCAACCTAAGAAAAGGCCATTCCCAGTACCAGGAACCTGTGCTCTCCAGCGGTGTATGGATACTTTACCCTCATTGGAAAGGACTAGTGTGAAAAATGGGCACAGGCAGTTCCACTATCAATAAACATGTGTGATTACACATTGCCTTACACTAGCTTCTACACAACACGGAAGTTCAGAAACTATAACATAAAAGGTACAACTATAAAAATACCATCgcagaaaagacattttacaaGACTGGCCCTGAATCGATGGGAGAGGCAAGATCTGAACTTTGCTACTGACACCTTATTAAGTCCCTACTGCCGTATGTGAGACAGCAGGGCTGTGAACATAAGCAGGTGCAGCGGCTCAGCGGAGACGGCgtagtgagcagggaggggctgtgcCAGGGACAAGGAGCGCTCCTGCCCGCTTGCCAGACTTCTTAGGTAATGAGGTGATGCGCTCATTTTCTATGCTAATCTTCCCAACCTTTTCTGTATCGCTTCAGGTAGAAGACCTGCCATAAAAGCTCTTCCttctaggggcaactgggtggctcagtgggctgagcgtctgactcttgatttaggctcaggtcatgatcgcactgtttgtgagctggagccccaggtcgtgctctgagctgacaacacagagcctgcttgggattctctctcgccctctctctttctgtccctccctcgttgtgctctctctctcaaaaaaaaaaaaaaagctccttcCTTTTAGAGTGTACAAACATTAatgatttctgaaaattttccattCTCCGGaaacataacatttaaattttaaacaacagCATAATATCTTACTTGGGGTACCTATAAACCATGATTTATGCTACCCGATGGTCCATGCGGAGGGCTTTCCTTACATATTGCTGACGACAGGACTTACAACCTTTAATTCTCTTTACCATTTGCTTTTGTCTATATTATTTCACATTCAGTTCACTTTAAAACTCTACTTACTTCTTCATTTTGAGGGGTTGGAGAAGGTCTTTCTAAATCCAGAAAATCTAGTggtctttcacttagtgtaagtACACGAGGTGGTGTTTTTAGTGCCAGAGGTTTAAAGGGAGTTGACTGTATGAGGTCCAGATCTGCTGGTCTTGAAAATGGAATGTCTTCATTATTTCCTGGgagtaaagaaacagaaaggaaggaggtgtTTAAAAGAGAGTGGTTTTATTAACCACGTCTGCCACGACACGCCCCCTAGAACGTCTAAAATTAAAGACTGACAGTACAAAGCAGCGACAAGGACGCGGGGCAATGAAAACCTTCAAACATCACTGACGGGAGCAGCGCAGCGTACAGTCAGTTTCACAAACAGCATGACCGCTCTTCTAAAGTTAAACATAACCTAACGATATGTGCTAGCAATTCCCCTCCTAGGAATACAAAAACACACGTCCTCGCAAGGACTGGTGTGTGAACTCAGAGCAGCTGGCTTCCTAACAGTCCCCAACAGGAAGCAGCCCCAGTCTCCATCAGCAGGCGACTGGACTCACAACTGGGGAGTATTCCTGGTGGAAAGTTACCCAGTAATAAAACGGAATGAGCAACCGATGCACGCAAGTACACGGAAGAATTTcaaaaagcattatgctaagcaaaagccAGACCTGAGGGTATATACCGTatcatttcatttacatgaaactCTAGAGAAGACAAATCTGGGGTCTGGTTTTAGAAAGGAGACAATGGCTACCTGGAATTGAGGGGGAGGAACTAAAGGACACAGGCAAGGGGAACCTTTCCGGGTAATGAAAACGTGCTACATCCAGACTGCGCACGAGAGTTACAGCGGTATGTAGCTGGTCAAAACTCACCGAGCTGTAGGCTTAAAAATTATGTGTTATTTTGGGTATGTAGGTTTTATCTCCACCTGTTGAATTATTAACAAATACTGTTTGAAACTTCAGCTTATTAGAATAGAAAGTTTGCAAATCCTGCAAAGTTGTATTTCCCGGCCCCTTTTCTAAATAATAGTTTGAAAGACCCAGaagctttaataaaaatatgtgctgttttttaaacttttttttttaatgttcttaatttatttctgagagacagagacagagtgcgagcaggggaggggcggagagagagagagagagggagacacagaattggaagcaggctccaggctccgagctggcagcccagagcccgaggcggggctcgaacccacaaaccatgagatcatgacctgagctgaagccagacggacgcttatccgactgagccccccaggcgccccttccctaaAACTATGAAACAAAGCTTTCTCGGGCAACTTTACAAACACACGTGAAATACCTGCTACCACAATCCTCTCTGGAACCTGCATGATGACGCTGGCATTTGGGACTCCTTCTTGGAAGCCTTGCTCCAGGTCGGCATTGGGTGGTGCCACCTTTAATTTTTCCGGGACCCTCATCTGCTGACTAATCCCTTCGGTGTATTCCATTTCATACTGAATCCGGCTGATCTCTGCCATCTCAGCAGCGCTGGGAGAAGGAAATGCCGCCCCACTCACTCTGTGGGCAAGAAGTGAGAGACAGGGTGACTCGGTGTTGACCAGCCTTCCTCACGCGGCTGGGTCAGAAGACCATTCCTTGTGGGAAGAGCAGAGTACCGAATAggtaggaaggaaaaacaaaagaccaaagaAAACGGTTTCAACATAATGCCTTCTCACTTTATCAGCTGAATTTGCACCTTGACGACAATGCTTAGGGGCAAACTTTTAAATTACTGcataaccacaaaacaaatgtgcatgcacacgcacacacacacacacacacacacacacacacacgacacacactccctttctctctgcccagatAGGCATGCTGCTTATAATCCAAAACTGCCTGCACGAAAACTTAAATTAAGATCTCCAAATCAATGATTTGAGGGAAAGCTGCAACgattttccaaaaatgaaatgaGGAACTGCTGTTGTGCATGAACCAAATAAAGCCTCTTAATGATGAAAGTCGGATTCAAAACGTAAATAAGGCTGATTCTCGGTTTACCTTAAAAAGTGTAATTCCCTCATAAAGCACCAAACACAAATTAACATCGCTCTTACTGTGTGTGTCCCAGGTGACCAAGACGCGTCAGACACAGTCTAGGTAGTAAGAAATCCTGAGTGGAGGAGTCCATTTGAGGGGATTCAAAGCTTCACATTAATTTGCGGTTAATATTATATTCACGTGTATACTTTTTAAAGAGCGTAACATGCCCTCAAGGGGAGAGACGGTACAGATGCAGTGAGCAACCTTCTAAATGAGAGAAGGACCTAGGcttcagggaaatgcagaagAAACTTGTCCTCAAAGACAAAGTGCTGATAAGAGTGTGAAAGACCATGATTAGCAGCCTATGGTAATCCGCTCAAGCCTAAAATCGCAGCTCAACTGAATGAAATGTCACCGACCTTTCTACTGGGGTATCACCGCTTGCTCAGTTACTCATTTATAACACAGTATATCCACGTCTAGAATATCTATGTAAATACTGCTACACTGCGGTTCAGTTTACTTTATACAACAATCCCCTGCAGAGCTGAACATTTTTGGAAGTGAACATAACAACAAGAAGACTGCTTTTCCAGCtgtaaaaagaaaggataaagatCAGTATTTCAGCagttcattttactttaaaaaaaaaaaaagaataaaagtacgTATTTACATAGAATGATCTACTAAGATTTGATCTACAAAACAATTTTCCCATGTCTCCTAAACAGGGTTATTCTACATCTGAAAAATCATGAAGATGGTTTTATGCACAGTCACAATTTTATGATTTTGCAAACAGGATAAAGCGaatcaaatatacagaaaattgtGACATCagatcaaaacaaaaatcattctGCCATAAAACTCCTTTAATTGTTAATATTCTGAAGCGGGGgaaagtccttttcttttttaagacttaCATTACaatacaaatgaagaaatcatgAGGAGAATGTAAAGGTCAGAAGTAAACGTATTTGACGTGCATGACCTAAAACACTGATGCGGAAGTAATGGCTCCTTTAAAAGGAAATGACTTCAAAAGgcaaattataggggcacctgggtggctcagtcggttaagcctccgactttggctcaggtcagatctcaggttcatgggttcgagccccgcatcgggctctgttctgacggctcagagcctggagcctgcttccggttctgtctccttctctctctgcccctccccctctcatgctcttgtctctctctgtatcaaaaataaataaaacattaaaaaatttaaaaaaaaaaggcaaattatacTGAATTTTCAGCTAAAGGTATTATACATAAATCAAGGGCAATACAAATCAAAGACTGTATAAACATCAGTCATTCCTGGGTTATTTCCTAAACTGCAGGTCAGAGATGTGTTACTGCTCTTGACCAACCTCAATGACATGCTTCAGAAAGTTCCTGGAGGTTTGCTTCAGGTGCAAAGCTCTGAAGACGGGTTAAGTACGACTGTTAAATCGCCTCCTTTATTCTTTATCAAAATGTGTGTACTTTAGGGATCTGGCGTGCAGACGGCTTAGACACTAAGAACATGGAGCCAAAAGACAAAAAGTTTTACTCACAAATGTGTACCAATGACTGCTTGCTATTCAGCACTATCTGCTTCTGTACTTCATATTAAATCCTTTAACTTGCTTCAATGTGCctgtgctggatgtggagccaCTTTTGTCCCTAGGGGAGAAAAACAGGAGCTAACTGAGAACCGACATGATACCGACAGCAGGGACTCATTGCTGGAAATCCTCTACGTGACATGTCACCAACGATATACAGCCTTACAttaataaaccaataatgaaagaaaaaattaacaagctTACCACCAATTTTGGTCCCACAGCCAGGGCCCTACAACCGTTCATCAGTTAATGCAAGATAAAATAACGAACTGTCATCCTTTCTGATTTGAACTGAGACAGGTGTGGCAGAcgaaaagtatgtatatataaaagaatcTCAACGATTATGTGtaaatgcatatacacatatatatgaaggAGGAACGTGTATTGGGTAAATTTTCATTCGGCTATTTTCATTCAATACTTAATttcatgcttatttaattttatccacAACTTTCATCCAGTTTTTGAATTTGAACCAGTAATAGATGCTCTTGGCACAAAACACACAGGAGCATACAGAGAAAATGCAGTGTCCCACACCACGTCCTATACTGCCACTCAGGGCCCCACAGCCAAACTCTATTAGCAATTTTTCTGCAACCTTCTAGAAGAGAACCTCTTCCAATTCCTGTGTGTCTGTGAGGCACAGTTAAAGCTTATATTCAACTATGATACTGAAAAGAGATCAGTATCTCTGATATCCTTTGTGATAACAAAAGGATTAGAGCCTTGGGACATTATAAATTGAAGTTTTATAATAATGCACAAGGGCCAAAGATAACCAGAAGAAAATATCTCCCTGAAATGTTCTATTTCCCCCACTCCATGTCCTGCATTTCAGTCTTCTTCCCGACTTTCCACTGGTACACCCCATTGAGTCTCAACATTTCATTTCATAGCAACATCTGGTCTTAGGAGAATCTCTCAGTTTGTAAAATGTCACAGACTTAGATCGTAAAGGTAGACACTGAAAAGACAACTTCTGGAAGAAGCCAAATTCTCCCTGTAGCCTATCTGAGctacctaaatttaaaaagtaaatggagaTTTTTCTAAGATTTAACAATGCACTGTCCTAATTAGATCAGAATCTATTTTTCCCGCTCCTTCATTAGATTACAGCATGTTTGCTATTATGTTTTggcaatacagaaaataaacttctcATTTGGAGTTAAGACATTAATTGCTGAGGTTCTGGCATTAGAATCTACTAGGTAACCAGTAGATGATTCTCTGCTGTAAaactaaggaaacaaaaatcccTCTTAGGATCACAGATGATCTCAGATCTCTCATCTCTAAACCTAGTACTTCCCAAACACAAGTAACTTATAGATTTCATAGTTTTTTCAACATTCAAACAGTACATTTTCTCTTATCTACACTccctttttcctttatctcaacttttaaaaatactaaataatgtgttttaaaaggaaattctaCCTAACTCCTTTAAACCATGGATTTGATGTATACATAGATACATGTAACGAAAACAACTATTTGGAACAATCCTCATCTATAAATCACCTAGAATCAAGtcaaatcccacttctggaaGGTGTCCCAATTTTGGGACACAATGATTCAAGCTTGACTTTAATCTCTATATCAGAACAGTGGAACCCAGAGAAACAGCCCAGGAAGTCACAGAAACAACTTGGGTCAAATTGATTGTGGTTGCAAAGCTTTATAAAATTCTCcaattatataaaaaacaaagtgtCTGGTTCTGTGTGGACCTAGTTCAAAGCTTTTATATAGGTCaccctgttttcagttcttttcaagcaactaaaaaaaaaatgggtttattaGCAAATCAGAGTGTAGCGATCCAGGACTAGTTGTAGTTTTTAACGAAAAGTCgtgaaaacttagaaaaacataaatgaacaaatattgaaGTAAGGTCGTGCATCCACAGAGAACAAGTTTCAACACCAGAAGGGAGGAAAGTTAAGCTGTGTAATCCTACAATGGGGCAGCCCTACCAGACAGGATGGGACAGAACACACAATTTCCTTCTGGAAAGAATAGCAAAAGCA
Protein-coding sequences here:
- the MFF gene encoding mitochondrial fission factor isoform X7 encodes the protein MAEISRIQYEMEYTEGISQQMRVPEKLKVAPPNADLEQGFQEGVPNASVIMQVPERIVVAGNNEDIPFSRPADLDLIQSTPFKPLALKTPPRVLTLSERPLDFLDLERPSPTPQNEEIRAAGRLKRERSLSENAVRANGQLVRADSVHGLSHTDATVEGTSDDMTVVDAASLRRQIIKLNRRLQLLEEENKERAKREMVMYSITVAFWLLNSWLWFRR